A DNA window from Aminiphilus circumscriptus DSM 16581 contains the following coding sequences:
- a CDS encoding thiamine diphosphokinase — MASVLHFPQMSVGCKGQRGTVSKETLLLVAGGRFPEPDWLYRLAGACRVWSVDRGAMACFEAGIVPERYVGDADSCSEAVLEELRKRDVPLCMHPSEKEWTDLQLAFLEARQRFGSAVRVLVTGIWGGRFDHAWSAWFSVLWAERQGVDVAAFADEREICVFLKAPAEVDLRFRVPPGAVSLLPLTPECSEVSISRVRWPLADVRLESAVPYAISNRSLDGKTCEIRVGRGTLGVHVSWFNTDPEGKTKKEKSGPC; from the coding sequence ATGGCAAGCGTGTTGCATTTTCCCCAGATGTCCGTGGGTTGCAAGGGACAAAGGGGCACGGTGTCGAAAGAGACGCTCCTCCTTGTGGCGGGGGGGCGGTTCCCCGAACCGGACTGGTTGTACCGTCTCGCCGGAGCATGCCGTGTGTGGAGTGTCGATCGCGGAGCCATGGCCTGCTTCGAGGCGGGTATCGTACCGGAAAGATACGTGGGAGATGCGGACAGTTGCAGTGAGGCGGTGCTGGAGGAATTACGGAAGCGCGACGTTCCTCTGTGCATGCATCCTTCGGAGAAAGAGTGGACGGACCTCCAGCTCGCCTTTCTCGAAGCGCGACAGCGTTTCGGAAGTGCCGTGCGTGTTCTTGTGACGGGAATTTGGGGAGGTCGGTTCGATCATGCCTGGAGTGCCTGGTTTTCCGTTTTGTGGGCCGAACGGCAGGGCGTGGATGTCGCGGCTTTTGCGGACGAGCGGGAAATCTGCGTGTTTCTGAAGGCGCCTGCGGAAGTGGACTTGCGCTTCCGCGTCCCTCCCGGGGCGGTATCCCTTCTTCCTCTGACTCCGGAGTGCTCGGAAGTGAGCATTTCCCGCGTTCGCTGGCCTTTGGCTGATGTCCGTCTCGAGAGCGCCGTTCCCTACGCGATCAGCAACCGTTCTCTGGACGGAAAAACCTGTGAAATCCGGGTCGGACGAGGTACGCTGGGTGTTCACGTCTCCTGGTTCAACACCGATCCGGAGGGGAAAACGAAAAAAGAGAAAAGCGGGCCGTGCTAA
- the rpmB gene encoding 50S ribosomal protein L28 yields MAKVCQCCGRGPTTGNNVSHSNRHTRRRWLINLQSVKVDVGFGESQKLRICTKCLRSGRVKRAV; encoded by the coding sequence ATGGCAAAGGTATGTCAGTGTTGCGGGCGAGGACCGACCACGGGCAACAACGTCAGTCACTCGAATCGCCATACGAGACGGCGTTGGCTCATCAATCTCCAGAGCGTGAAGGTTGACGTGGGATTCGGCGAGTCGCAGAAATTGCGTATCTGCACCAAATGTCTTCGTTCCGGTAGAGTGAAGCGGGCCGTTTAG
- the xseB gene encoding exodeoxyribonuclease VII small subunit: MSFTEDMERLQDVTVRLEKEQLPLEEALALFEEGVAVVRRCERFLSEARQKVTLLASEEERGGEDQGIPWDPLEEEKDA; the protein is encoded by the coding sequence ATGTCCTTTACCGAAGATATGGAGCGGTTGCAGGACGTGACGGTTCGGCTTGAGAAGGAGCAGTTGCCGCTGGAGGAGGCGCTCGCGCTGTTCGAAGAGGGAGTGGCCGTTGTCCGTCGCTGCGAGCGCTTTCTCAGTGAAGCTCGCCAGAAGGTGACCCTTCTCGCTTCCGAGGAAGAACGGGGGGGAGAGGACCAGGGGATTCCCTGGGATCCACTTGAGGAGGAAAAAGACGCATGA